A genome region from Bradyrhizobium sp. WSM1417 includes the following:
- the cysS gene encoding cysteine--tRNA ligase — protein MELRLYDTLSRDKRTFVPLDAKDVRMYVCGPTVYDFAHIGNARPVIVFDVLFRLLRHLYGAAHVKYVRNITDVDDKINDRAARDFPGLPLNEAIRKVTEQTGKQFHADVDALGALRPSVEPRATEHIGEMREIIERLVAGGFAYVAEDHVLFSPQAMNAADAGLPRYGALSNRSLDEMVAGARVDVAPYKKGNTDFVLWKPSKPGEPSWPSPAGIAAQGRPGWHVECSAMAWKHLGEHFDIHGGGIDLVFPHHENEVAQTCCAFHQERMANYWMHNGFLQVESEKMSKSLGNFVTIHELLADWPGEVLRLNMLKTHYRSPIDWTMKSLEESARTLDDWYRVAADVAPGKPAPSVIEPLLDDLNTPLAIAALHGLRGGDVGALAGSLRLLGFLSESAAQWEGRKQQASGVDAKEVERLISERTAARARKDFAESDRIRDLLAAMGVAIKDSKEGTTWEVAR, from the coding sequence ATGGAATTGCGCCTTTACGATACGCTGAGCCGGGACAAGCGCACCTTCGTGCCGCTCGATGCCAAGGACGTCCGCATGTATGTCTGCGGACCGACCGTCTATGACTTCGCCCATATCGGCAACGCCCGGCCGGTGATCGTGTTCGACGTGCTGTTCCGGCTGCTGCGCCATCTCTACGGCGCGGCGCACGTCAAATATGTCCGCAACATCACCGACGTCGACGACAAGATCAACGACCGCGCCGCGCGTGATTTCCCCGGCCTGCCGCTGAACGAGGCGATCCGGAAAGTCACCGAGCAGACCGGCAAGCAGTTTCACGCCGACGTCGACGCACTCGGTGCGCTGCGGCCGAGCGTCGAGCCGCGCGCCACCGAGCATATCGGCGAGATGCGCGAGATCATCGAGCGGCTGGTTGCCGGCGGCTTTGCCTATGTTGCCGAGGATCATGTGCTGTTCTCGCCGCAGGCGATGAACGCGGCCGATGCCGGGCTGCCGCGCTATGGCGCGCTGTCCAATCGTTCGCTGGACGAGATGGTTGCCGGCGCCCGCGTCGATGTCGCGCCTTACAAGAAAGGCAACACCGACTTCGTGCTGTGGAAGCCGTCCAAGCCCGGCGAGCCGTCATGGCCGTCACCGGCCGGTATCGCCGCGCAGGGGCGCCCGGGCTGGCACGTCGAGTGCTCGGCCATGGCCTGGAAGCATCTCGGCGAGCACTTCGACATCCATGGCGGCGGCATCGATCTCGTGTTTCCGCATCACGAGAACGAGGTCGCGCAAACCTGCTGCGCCTTCCACCAGGAGCGCATGGCGAACTACTGGATGCATAATGGCTTCCTGCAGGTCGAGAGTGAGAAGATGTCGAAATCGCTCGGCAACTTCGTTACGATTCACGAGCTGCTCGCGGACTGGCCGGGCGAAGTGCTGCGCCTGAATATGCTGAAGACGCATTACCGCTCGCCGATCGACTGGACGATGAAATCGCTGGAGGAGAGCGCCAGGACGCTCGACGACTGGTATCGGGTCGCGGCTGACGTCGCGCCCGGCAAGCCGGCCCCGTCAGTGATCGAGCCGCTGCTCGACGACCTCAACACGCCGCTGGCCATCGCGGCGCTGCATGGCCTGCGCGGTGGCGACGTTGGTGCCCTCGCGGGTTCGTTGCGGCTGCTCGGCTTTCTCTCCGAGAGCGCGGCGCAGTGGGAAGGACGCAAGCAGCAGGCGAGCGGCGTCGATGCCAAAGAAGTCGAGCGCCTGATCTCGGAGCGGACGGCGGCGCGTGCGCGCAAGGACTTTGCGGAGTCCGATCGTATCCGCGATCTGCTTGCCGCGATGGGCGTTGCGATCAAGGATTCCAAGGAAGGCACGACGTGGGAGGTCGCACGATGA
- a CDS encoding phosphatidylserine decarboxylase, translating into MAMSILDSIQRQIPPIRKEGYPFIGGFALASLVLFWLWSPLGWIGTILTVWCALFFRDPVRVTPVREGLVVSPADGRVSMITMALPPAELGLGDRPLPRISVFMSVFNCHVNRSPIAGRVDRIAYRPGLFINAELDKASEDNERNSLAITTPTARIGVVQIAGLVAKRIVCFVKEGQAIGAGERFGLIRFGSRLDVYLPLGTRALVSEGQTAIAGETILADLAGDDPSRAYRSN; encoded by the coding sequence ATAGCGATGTCCATTCTCGATTCGATCCAGCGTCAGATCCCGCCGATCCGCAAGGAGGGTTATCCCTTCATCGGTGGCTTCGCGCTGGCTAGCCTCGTCCTGTTCTGGCTGTGGTCGCCGTTGGGGTGGATCGGCACCATCCTGACCGTGTGGTGCGCGCTGTTCTTCCGCGACCCCGTGCGTGTGACCCCGGTGCGCGAGGGGCTCGTGGTGTCGCCCGCCGACGGCCGCGTCTCGATGATCACCATGGCGCTGCCGCCGGCCGAGCTCGGGCTGGGCGACCGGCCGCTGCCGCGCATCTCGGTGTTCATGAGCGTGTTCAACTGCCACGTGAACCGCAGCCCGATCGCGGGCCGGGTGGACCGTATCGCCTACCGCCCCGGCCTGTTCATCAATGCGGAGCTGGACAAGGCGAGCGAGGACAATGAGCGCAACTCGCTGGCGATCACGACGCCGACGGCGCGGATCGGGGTGGTCCAGATCGCAGGGCTCGTCGCCAAGCGCATCGTCTGCTTCGTCAAAGAGGGGCAGGCGATCGGCGCCGGTGAGCGCTTCGGCCTGATCCGCTTCGGCTCGCGGCTCGACGTCTATCTGCCGCTGGGCACTAGGGCGCTGGTCTCGGAAGGCCAGACCGCGATCGCCGGCGAGACGATTCTGGCCGATCTCGCCGGAGACGACCCGAGCCGCGCCTACCGCTCCAATTAA
- a CDS encoding TIGR00730 family Rossman fold protein, translating to MSTIKTVCVYCGSGPGTNPRFTEGAKAFGKALAENNIRLVYGGGSLGLMGSVATSVLDHGGTVTGIIPDFLRMRENALTRVQEMIVTPDMHERKRLMFERSDAFVALPGGVGTLEELVEQLTWKQLGRHAKPVLLANIDNFWEPLFSLLSHMRQTEFIRAGLSVDILKADRIEEILPKLKSAAAQIEDAEKQLAPEMARKL from the coding sequence ATGAGCACGATCAAAACCGTCTGTGTCTATTGCGGCTCCGGCCCAGGAACCAATCCCCGTTTCACCGAAGGCGCCAAGGCGTTCGGCAAGGCGCTCGCCGAGAACAACATCCGCCTCGTCTACGGCGGTGGCTCGCTCGGCCTGATGGGCTCGGTCGCGACCTCCGTACTCGATCACGGCGGCACCGTCACCGGCATCATCCCCGATTTCCTGCGGATGCGCGAAAACGCGCTGACCCGCGTGCAGGAGATGATCGTCACCCCCGACATGCACGAGCGCAAGCGCTTGATGTTCGAACGCTCCGACGCCTTCGTGGCGCTGCCGGGCGGCGTCGGCACGCTGGAAGAGCTGGTCGAGCAATTGACCTGGAAGCAGCTCGGACGTCACGCCAAGCCGGTGCTGCTGGCCAACATCGATAATTTCTGGGAGCCGCTGTTCTCGCTGCTGTCGCACATGCGCCAGACGGAATTCATCCGCGCCGGGCTTTCGGTCGACATCCTCAAGGCCGATCGGATCGAAGAGATTTTGCCGAAGCTAAAATCGGCTGCGGCGCAGATCGAAGACGCGGAAAAGCAGCTCGCACCGGAAATGGCGCGCAAGCTTTAG
- a CDS encoding phosphatidylcholine/phosphatidylserine synthase, with protein MTPYDSRDPDVRRRRFRPIPVRMLVPNVITLLAICAGLTSIRLSIEGRMSLAVYAIVFAAALDGIDGRIARMIKGQSKFGAELDSLADFVNFGVAPGLMLYFWQLHELGNAGWIAAMVFAISGGLRLARFNATMDDPNKPAFAANFFTGVPAPAGAITVLLPIYVAFLDLGRLPAAVTAAYTLLIAFLMVSRLPVFSGKTKRMRVPPELVLPAFVAVVVFIAILIAYPWHVLSIGTVLYLLALPLGYKSYRDQARALETTAPAGGEVSSPPSAPTLDLSEPPRDDDRPDRLH; from the coding sequence ATGACGCCCTACGACTCTAGAGATCCTGATGTGCGCCGGCGGCGGTTCCGCCCAATCCCGGTGCGCATGCTGGTGCCCAACGTCATCACGCTCCTGGCGATCTGCGCCGGCCTGACCTCGATCCGGCTCTCGATCGAGGGGCGGATGTCGCTCGCGGTCTACGCCATCGTGTTCGCGGCGGCGCTCGACGGCATCGACGGCCGCATCGCGCGCATGATCAAGGGCCAGTCCAAGTTCGGTGCCGAGCTCGACAGCCTCGCCGACTTCGTCAATTTCGGCGTGGCGCCCGGCCTGATGCTGTATTTCTGGCAGCTGCACGAGCTAGGCAATGCCGGCTGGATTGCCGCCATGGTGTTCGCGATCTCCGGTGGCCTCCGCCTGGCGCGTTTCAATGCCACCATGGACGATCCCAACAAGCCGGCCTTTGCCGCGAACTTCTTCACCGGCGTGCCGGCGCCGGCCGGCGCGATCACGGTGCTGCTGCCGATCTATGTCGCCTTCCTCGATCTCGGCCGGCTGCCTGCGGCGGTGACGGCTGCGTACACGCTGCTGATCGCCTTCCTGATGGTGTCGCGCCTGCCGGTGTTCTCCGGCAAGACCAAGCGCATGCGCGTGCCGCCCGAACTGGTGCTGCCTGCGTTCGTCGCGGTGGTCGTGTTCATCGCGATCCTGATCGCCTATCCTTGGCACGTGCTGTCCATCGGAACGGTGCTGTATCTCCTCGCTTTGCCGCTCGGCTACAAATCCTATCGCGACCAGGCGCGCGCGTTGGAAACCACCGCGCCCGCGGGAGGCGAAGTCTCGTCGCCACCGTCGGCACCGACGCTGGACCTGTCGGAGCCGCCGCGCGACGACGACCGGCCCGACCGCTTGCACTGA
- a CDS encoding RraA family protein produces MTDTATGPLPASVLEALGRYDTPTICNAMEIVAPERRLIGYTTKPLVCPFPDLPPIVGYARTVAIRSVLKNSLPPEEQSKRRIDYYEYVGTGHGPRISVIQDIDGPDVGYGAFWGEVQSNVHKALGCLGVVTDGSIRDIPQWAPGFQALAGSIGPSHAWVHAESFGGEVRVAGMTVKSDDLIHADLHGAIVIPRDIAAKLPEAAELCGRRETPILEIARSPDFSLEKLKAALKRSAEIH; encoded by the coding sequence GTGACCGATACCGCGACCGGGCCGCTGCCCGCTTCCGTCCTCGAAGCGCTGGGCCGCTATGACACGCCGACGATCTGCAATGCCATGGAGATCGTGGCGCCCGAGCGCCGGCTGATTGGCTACACCACCAAGCCACTGGTCTGCCCATTTCCCGATCTGCCCCCGATCGTCGGCTACGCCCGCACGGTCGCGATCCGCTCGGTGCTGAAAAATTCGCTACCGCCGGAAGAGCAGTCCAAGCGCCGCATCGACTATTACGAATATGTCGGGACCGGCCATGGTCCGCGCATCTCGGTGATCCAGGACATCGACGGTCCCGACGTCGGCTACGGCGCGTTCTGGGGCGAGGTGCAGAGCAACGTGCACAAGGCGCTCGGCTGTCTCGGTGTCGTCACCGACGGTTCGATCCGCGACATCCCGCAATGGGCGCCGGGCTTCCAGGCGCTGGCCGGGTCGATCGGCCCGTCGCATGCCTGGGTGCATGCCGAGAGCTTTGGCGGCGAGGTGCGCGTTGCCGGCATGACCGTCAAGTCGGACGATCTGATCCACGCCGATCTGCACGGCGCCATCGTGATCCCGCGCGATATCGCCGCAAAGCTGCCCGAGGCCGCCGAACTCTGCGGCCGCCGCGAGACGCCGATCCTCGAGATCGCCCGCAGCCCCGACTTCTCGCTGGAGAAGTTGAAGGCTGCGCTGAAGCGTTCGGCGGAGATTCACTAA
- a CDS encoding DUF2865 domain-containing protein yields the protein MADMPELLSLSRARSILACAVLLSTVALANGASAQAGPPGPPPQPGQNGFGPNPMCARLEGQLAGLDRGGGGDPAREDQIRRYQESQTKQQAELDRVTMQAKRMGCDSSGFFSLFSGQSAQCGPVNTQIQQMRANLDQITGNLERLRGGAGGFSPERDNQRRSVLAALAQNNCGPQYANAAQSQGGGNFLSNLFGGNNPNNPQGVPPSDLGPQSGTYRTVCVRTCDGAYFPVSFATVPARFPDDEKTCKALCPAAEAVLYTHRNPGEDMNSAVSTSGQPYTALPTAFKFRSEFNPSCSCKAAGQTWADALKSADDKASAEQQGDIIVTEESAKKMQQRQLNKGTPAANGKKGAAPTTATAPVAPPPADTGAATTSSENKPIRSVGPSFLPQQQK from the coding sequence ATGGCGGATATGCCTGAACTTTTATCTCTCTCCCGTGCTCGCTCGATCCTTGCCTGCGCCGTGCTCTTGAGCACGGTCGCGCTCGCCAATGGTGCTTCCGCACAGGCCGGCCCGCCGGGACCGCCGCCTCAGCCCGGCCAGAACGGTTTCGGACCGAACCCGATGTGCGCGCGCCTGGAAGGCCAGCTCGCCGGGCTCGATCGTGGCGGCGGCGGCGATCCCGCGCGCGAAGACCAGATCCGCCGCTATCAGGAGTCCCAGACCAAGCAGCAGGCCGAGCTCGACCGCGTCACCATGCAGGCCAAGCGCATGGGTTGCGATTCCTCCGGCTTCTTCTCGCTGTTCAGCGGCCAGTCGGCGCAATGCGGTCCGGTCAACACCCAGATCCAGCAGATGCGCGCCAATCTGGACCAGATCACCGGCAATCTCGAACGCCTGCGCGGCGGCGCCGGCGGCTTCAGTCCCGAGCGTGACAACCAGCGCCGCTCGGTGCTGGCAGCGCTGGCGCAGAACAATTGCGGCCCGCAATATGCCAACGCCGCGCAGTCGCAAGGCGGCGGCAATTTCCTGAGCAATCTGTTCGGCGGCAACAACCCCAACAATCCGCAAGGCGTGCCGCCGTCCGATCTCGGCCCGCAATCAGGCACCTATCGCACTGTGTGCGTGCGCACCTGCGACGGTGCCTACTTCCCGGTCTCGTTTGCGACCGTGCCGGCGCGCTTCCCCGACGACGAGAAGACCTGCAAGGCGCTGTGCCCGGCCGCCGAAGCCGTGCTCTATACCCATCGCAATCCCGGCGAGGACATGAACTCCGCGGTCTCCACCAGCGGCCAGCCCTACACCGCGCTGCCGACCGCGTTCAAATTCCGCAGCGAGTTCAACCCGTCCTGCTCCTGCAAGGCCGCGGGCCAGACCTGGGCCGACGCGCTCAAATCGGCAGACGACAAGGCATCGGCCGAGCAGCAGGGTGACATCATCGTCACCGAGGAGAGCGCCAAGAAAATGCAGCAGCGGCAGCTCAACAAGGGCACGCCAGCCGCCAATGGCAAGAAGGGTGCGGCGCCGACCACGGCGACTGCACCTGTCGCGCCTCCGCCTGCGGATACCGGCGCCGCGACGACCTCGTCCGAGAACAAGCCCATCCGCTCGGTCGGGCCAAGCTTCCTGCCGCAACAGCAGAAGTAA
- a CDS encoding motility protein A — MDIMTSIGLVAGVVVIATMMLLGGDLHMFISEHAMIIIFGGSTAATMIRFPLSTLIHGLPLGAKFAFTMSRLSAHDLVDELARIAEIARKQGPVGLEKVETDEPFLAKGIRYVADGYDLDFIRDNLERDRDNFLMHLDEGSKIYRAIGDCAPAFGMVGTLIGMVQMFANMTDPSKLGPFMATALLATLYGALVANLFCIPIADKLHGKLLDEETNRTLIIDGILMIRDSKSPTLVREMLLAYLPEKHRHAEGEPVPA, encoded by the coding sequence ATGGATATCATGACGAGCATCGGGCTCGTGGCGGGCGTTGTCGTCATCGCGACGATGATGCTGCTGGGCGGCGATCTCCACATGTTCATTTCCGAGCATGCGATGATCATCATCTTCGGCGGCTCGACGGCTGCGACCATGATCCGCTTTCCGCTCTCGACACTGATCCACGGCCTGCCGCTCGGCGCCAAGTTTGCCTTCACGATGAGCCGTCTGTCGGCGCATGATCTGGTCGACGAGCTCGCTCGTATTGCCGAGATCGCCCGCAAGCAGGGTCCGGTGGGGCTGGAAAAAGTCGAGACCGACGAGCCGTTCCTCGCCAAGGGCATCCGCTACGTCGCCGACGGCTACGACCTCGATTTCATTCGCGACAATCTCGAGCGCGATCGCGACAATTTCCTGATGCATCTGGACGAAGGCAGCAAGATCTACCGCGCCATCGGCGACTGCGCCCCGGCCTTCGGCATGGTCGGCACGCTGATCGGCATGGTGCAGATGTTCGCCAACATGACCGACCCGTCAAAGCTCGGCCCGTTCATGGCGACCGCGCTGCTCGCGACGCTCTACGGCGCGCTGGTCGCCAACCTGTTCTGTATCCCGATCGCCGACAAGCTGCATGGCAAGCTCCTGGACGAAGAGACCAACCGCACGCTGATCATCGACGGCATCCTGATGATCCGCGACTCCAAGAGCCCGACGCTGGTTCGCGAAATGCTGCTGGCCTATCTACCCGAGAAGCACCGCCACGCTGAAGGCGAGCCGGTTCCGGCCTGA
- the cimA gene encoding citramalate synthase: MSKERLYLFDTTLRDGAQTNGVDFTLTDKQIIAQMLDELGIDYVEGGYPGANPTDTEFFGTKPKFSHARFTAFGMTRRAGRSVSNDPGVAGLLEARADAICFVAKASAYQVRVALETTKEENLASIRDSVGAAKAAGREVMLDCEHFFDGYKEDSSFALACAKAAYEAGARWVVLCDTNGGTMPNEVEAIVTEVTKHIPGDHLGIHAHNDTEQAVANSLAAVRAGARQIQGTLNGLGERCGNANLCSLIPTLKLKAAFADAFEIGVTAEKLATLVKVSRTLDDMLNRVPNRHAAYVGESAFVTKTGIHASAVLKDPQTYEHVLPELVGNHRKVLVSDQAGRSNVIAELDRAGIAYEKSDPKLSRLVEELKEREAQGYAYESANASFELLARRTLGKVPHYFEVEQFDVNVEQRYNSHGERVTVALAVVKVDVAGEHLISAAEGNGPVNALDVALRKDLGKYQKYIEGLTLIDYRVRILNGGTGAVTRVLIESEDENGDSWTTVGVSPNIIDASFQALMDSVIYKLVKSGAPA, from the coding sequence ATGAGCAAGGAGCGCCTCTATCTGTTCGACACCACGCTGCGCGACGGCGCGCAGACCAATGGGGTCGATTTCACGCTGACCGACAAGCAAATCATCGCCCAGATGCTCGATGAACTCGGCATCGACTATGTCGAGGGCGGCTATCCCGGCGCCAATCCGACCGACACCGAGTTCTTCGGCACCAAGCCGAAGTTTTCGCATGCGCGCTTCACCGCCTTCGGCATGACACGGCGGGCGGGGCGCTCGGTCTCCAACGATCCCGGTGTGGCCGGGCTGCTGGAGGCCAGGGCCGACGCGATCTGCTTCGTGGCGAAGGCGTCGGCCTACCAAGTGCGCGTCGCGCTGGAGACGACGAAGGAGGAGAACCTCGCCTCGATCCGCGACAGCGTCGGGGCGGCCAAGGCCGCCGGCCGCGAGGTGATGCTCGACTGCGAGCATTTCTTCGACGGTTACAAGGAGGATTCCAGTTTCGCGCTCGCCTGCGCGAAAGCCGCCTATGAAGCCGGCGCGCGCTGGGTGGTGCTGTGCGACACCAACGGCGGCACCATGCCGAACGAGGTGGAGGCCATCGTTACTGAAGTGACGAAGCACATCCCCGGCGATCATCTCGGCATCCACGCCCATAACGACACCGAGCAGGCGGTGGCGAATTCGCTCGCCGCGGTGCGCGCCGGCGCGCGCCAGATCCAGGGCACGCTGAACGGCCTCGGCGAGCGCTGCGGCAACGCCAATCTCTGCTCGCTGATCCCGACCTTGAAGCTGAAGGCCGCGTTTGCCGACGCCTTCGAGATCGGCGTCACGGCGGAAAAGCTCGCGACCCTGGTCAAGGTGTCGCGCACGCTCGACGACATGCTCAATCGCGTGCCGAACCGGCATGCAGCCTATGTCGGCGAGAGCGCCTTCGTCACCAAGACCGGCATCCATGCCTCCGCCGTGCTGAAGGATCCGCAGACCTACGAGCATGTCTTGCCGGAGCTGGTCGGCAATCATCGCAAGGTGCTGGTATCCGACCAGGCCGGCCGCTCCAACGTCATCGCCGAGCTCGATCGCGCCGGCATCGCCTATGAGAAGAGCGATCCGAAGCTGTCGCGGCTGGTCGAGGAGTTGAAGGAGCGCGAGGCGCAGGGCTACGCCTATGAATCCGCCAACGCCTCGTTCGAGCTGCTGGCGCGGCGCACGCTCGGCAAGGTGCCGCACTATTTCGAGGTCGAGCAGTTCGACGTCAATGTCGAGCAGCGCTACAATTCGCATGGCGAGCGCGTCACCGTGGCGCTGGCGGTGGTCAAGGTCGACGTCGCCGGCGAGCATCTGATCTCGGCGGCCGAAGGCAACGGTCCCGTCAACGCGCTCGACGTCGCGCTGCGCAAGGATCTCGGCAAGTACCAGAAATATATCGAAGGCCTGACGCTGATCGACTATCGCGTGCGTATCCTCAACGGCGGCACCGGCGCGGTCACGCGCGTCCTGATCGAGAGCGAGGACGAGAACGGCGACAGCTGGACCACGGTCGGCGTGTCCCCCAACATCATCGACGCCTCGTTCCAGGCGCTGATGGATTCGGTGATCTACAAGCTGGTGAAGTCCGGCGCGCCGGCGTAG
- a CDS encoding VOC family protein: MIDHISVGVSDLQRSATFYEAALGALGLARVVTRPRTIGFGKAYPEFWINLREGMPRVPPESGGHICLRAKTTAEVDAFHSAALSAGGASDGAPGIRPHDRVRYYAAFVVDPDGNRIEAVTFPAD, encoded by the coding sequence ATGATCGACCACATCTCTGTCGGCGTCAGCGATCTGCAACGCTCGGCGACATTTTACGAAGCGGCGCTCGGGGCCCTCGGACTCGCGCGCGTCGTCACGCGACCGCGGACGATCGGCTTCGGCAAGGCCTATCCCGAATTCTGGATCAATCTGCGCGAGGGCATGCCGCGCGTGCCGCCGGAGAGCGGCGGGCATATCTGCCTGCGAGCTAAAACGACCGCCGAGGTCGATGCATTTCACTCCGCAGCGCTGTCCGCGGGCGGCGCGTCCGACGGCGCGCCGGGTATCCGCCCGCACGATCGCGTGCGCTATTACGCGGCCTTTGTCGTCGATCCCGATGGTAACCGGATCGAGGCGGTGACGTTTCCTGCGGACTAA
- a CDS encoding GNAT family N-acetyltransferase translates to MAQALPKPGLRPFLPEDVPVLAAIFTASIEELTGDDYSEAQQQAWMAAAEDEEFGKGLASDLTLIATLEGSPVGFASLRGKDHIRMLYVHPAVAGQGLATMLVDALEKLAGGRGADKLTVDASDNAQGFFAKRGYVAMQRNSITVNDEWLANTTMQKTLGSSPASGALQ, encoded by the coding sequence ATGGCACAAGCACTCCCAAAACCTGGCTTGCGGCCCTTCCTGCCGGAGGACGTGCCGGTTCTCGCCGCGATCTTCACCGCCAGCATCGAAGAGCTGACCGGCGACGACTATAGCGAAGCGCAGCAGCAGGCCTGGATGGCGGCGGCGGAGGACGAAGAGTTCGGCAAGGGGCTCGCCTCCGACCTGACGCTGATCGCAACGCTGGAGGGATCACCGGTGGGCTTTGCCTCGCTGCGCGGCAAGGATCATATCCGCATGCTCTATGTGCATCCGGCCGTAGCAGGGCAGGGCTTGGCGACGATGCTCGTCGATGCGCTGGAAAAGCTTGCGGGCGGCCGCGGCGCCGACAAGCTGACGGTCGACGCCAGCGACAACGCACAGGGCTTTTTCGCGAAGCGCGGCTATGTCGCCATGCAGCGCAACAGCATCACGGTCAACGACGAATGGCTGGCCAACACCACCATGCAGAAGACGCTCGGCAGCAGCCCCGCGTCGGGAGCGCTGCAATGA
- a CDS encoding ABC transporter ATP-binding protein/permease, whose product MDQAQSPAGPNVPDPAGGPLERATLMGTLAHLWPYIWPGDRFDLKMRVVWSMVLLLAAKLITLTVPFSFKWATDALTGANTAPVQADNWHLWVIASPLLLTASYGVMRIVMAVLTQWRDGIFARVAMHAVRKLATITFIHMHELSLRFHLERKTGGLTRVLERGREGIEVIVRMVILQLIPTIVEVSLLMAVLLWQFDWRYVLATLVTVAVYMYYTYIATEWRIGIRRKMNDADTEANTKAIDSLLNYETVKYFSAETRESQRYDRSVARYEESSVQAYTSLAVLNTGQAVIFTLGLTATMLMCAIGVRNGTNTVGDFVLVNAMMIQLYQPLNFMGMVYREIKQAIIDIEKMFNVLGREAEIKDTPGAKPLVVSAGNVRFEDVRFAYEPSRPILKGISFEVPAGKTVAIVGPSGAGKSTISRLLFRLYDISGGKILIDGQDIREVTQASLRASIGMVPQDTVLFNDTIRYNIRYGRWDASDAEVEQAAQLAQIDHFIRMAPKGYETQVGERGLKLSGGEKQRVAIARTVLKAPPILVLDEATSALDTHTEHEIQGALERVAKNRTSLVIAHRLSTIVGADEIIVLDQGRIAERGTHAKLLAEGGLYASMWNRQREAEAAREKLARMADSGEAPNREPPPVADLLTTPAAAE is encoded by the coding sequence ATGGACCAAGCTCAATCGCCCGCCGGCCCCAACGTTCCTGATCCCGCCGGGGGGCCGCTGGAGCGGGCCACGCTGATGGGCACGTTGGCGCATCTGTGGCCCTATATCTGGCCGGGCGACCGCTTCGACCTGAAGATGCGCGTGGTCTGGTCGATGGTGCTGCTGCTCGCCGCCAAGCTGATCACGCTGACGGTTCCTTTCAGCTTCAAATGGGCGACCGACGCGCTGACCGGCGCCAACACCGCGCCGGTTCAGGCCGACAATTGGCACCTCTGGGTGATCGCCTCGCCGCTGCTGCTGACCGCCAGCTACGGCGTGATGCGCATTGTGATGGCGGTGCTGACGCAATGGCGCGACGGCATTTTCGCGCGCGTCGCCATGCACGCGGTGCGCAAGCTTGCCACCATCACCTTCATCCACATGCACGAGCTGTCGCTGCGCTTCCACCTGGAGCGCAAGACCGGCGGCCTGACGCGCGTGCTCGAGCGCGGCCGCGAGGGCATCGAGGTCATCGTGCGCATGGTGATCCTGCAGTTGATCCCGACCATCGTCGAGGTCTCGCTGCTGATGGCCGTGCTGCTGTGGCAGTTCGATTGGCGCTACGTGCTCGCGACCCTCGTCACTGTCGCGGTCTACATGTACTACACCTACATCGCGACCGAGTGGCGGATCGGCATCCGCCGCAAGATGAACGATGCCGACACCGAGGCGAACACCAAGGCGATCGACTCGCTGCTCAACTACGAGACCGTCAAATATTTCAGCGCCGAGACCCGTGAGTCGCAGCGCTACGACCGATCGGTCGCGCGTTACGAGGAGTCGAGCGTCCAGGCTTATACTTCGCTTGCCGTGCTCAATACCGGGCAAGCCGTGATCTTCACGCTGGGGCTGACCGCGACCATGCTGATGTGTGCGATCGGCGTGCGCAACGGCACCAACACGGTCGGAGATTTCGTGCTGGTCAACGCCATGATGATCCAGCTCTACCAGCCCTTGAACTTCATGGGCATGGTCTATCGCGAGATCAAACAGGCGATCATCGACATTGAGAAGATGTTCAACGTGCTGGGGCGCGAGGCCGAGATCAAGGATACCCCTGGCGCGAAGCCGCTGGTGGTCTCAGCGGGCAATGTGCGTTTCGAGGACGTGCGCTTTGCCTATGAGCCGTCCCGTCCGATCCTCAAGGGCATCAGCTTCGAGGTGCCGGCTGGCAAGACGGTCGCGATCGTCGGCCCGTCAGGTGCGGGCAAGTCGACCATCTCACGGCTTTTGTTTCGCCTCTACGACATCTCCGGCGGCAAGATCCTGATCGACGGCCAGGACATTCGCGAAGTCACGCAGGCGAGCTTGCGGGCTTCCATCGGCATGGTGCCGCAGGACACCGTGCTGTTCAACGACACCATCCGCTACAACATCCGCTACGGCCGCTGGGACGCCAGCGATGCCGAGGTCGAGCAGGCGGCGCAGCTGGCGCAGATCGATCATTTCATCCGCATGGCGCCGAAAGGTTACGAGACCCAGGTCGGCGAGCGCGGCCTGAAACTGTCCGGTGGTGAAAAACAACGGGTCGCGATCGCGCGCACCGTGTTGAAGGCGCCGCCGATCCTGGTGCTGGACGAGGCGACCTCCGCGCTTGACACCCACACCGAGCACGAAATCCAGGGTGCACTCGAGCGCGTGGCGAAGAATCGCACTTCACTGGTGATCGCCCATCGGCTCTCGACCATCGTCGGCGCCGACGAGATCATCGTGCTGGACCAGGGCCGCATCGCCGAGCGCGGCACCCACGCGAAACTGCTCGCGGAGGGGGGGCTTTATGCCAGCATGTGGAACAGGCAGCGCGAGGCCGAGGCGGCGCGCGAGAAACTGGCCAGGATGGCCGATTCCGGCGAGGCGCCCAACCGGGAGCCACCGCCGGTCGCCGATCTCCTGACCACGCCTGCGGCGGCGGAGTGA